A stretch of Balneolaceae bacterium DNA encodes these proteins:
- a CDS encoding NAD-binding protein, which produces MMRDFKSLSIDETEVYLVEAAVGVLNGYPEELSEKAQQDLEKMGVSVLLNSPVTQHSGRWNRD; this is translated from the coding sequence GAGAGATTTTAAGTCGCTTTCAATCGATGAAACCGAGGTGTACCTTGTTGAAGCGGCCGTTGGCGTATTGAATGGGTATCCTGAAGAACTTTCTGAAAAAGCCCAGCAAGATCTGGAAAAAATGGGAGTAAGTGTATTGCTGAATAGTCCCGTTACACAACATTCGGGAAGATGGAATCGAGATTGA